A section of the Roseivirga sp. BDSF3-8 genome encodes:
- a CDS encoding GNAT family N-acetyltransferase, with product MYVNLETERLRLRPIDLTDAPFMLDLVNSQGWLEFIGDRKVANENDASRYIQKMLDSPEYYYNLFEDKHTRQPLGIVTFLMRANQQFPDLGFAILPEYGKNGYTLEASRAYLHHILTSGAYPNIIAITIPQNQSSISLLRKLGFSYRHPFQDGQHTLSLFSLK from the coding sequence ATGTACGTAAACCTTGAAACAGAACGGCTCAGGCTCAGACCCATAGACCTCACTGATGCCCCCTTTATGCTAGACCTGGTCAATTCCCAAGGGTGGCTCGAATTTATTGGTGACAGAAAGGTCGCTAATGAGAATGATGCCAGCAGATACATCCAAAAAATGCTCGATAGCCCAGAGTACTACTACAATCTCTTTGAAGATAAACACACACGCCAGCCACTCGGTATAGTCACCTTTCTTATGCGGGCCAATCAGCAGTTTCCTGATCTCGGATTTGCTATTTTGCCGGAATACGGTAAAAATGGCTATACACTCGAGGCCAGCCGCGCCTACCTCCACCATATACTCACCTCAGGAGCCTACCCCAACATTATAGCCATCACCATTCCCCAAAATCAGAGTTCCATTAGCCTGTTAAGAAAGCTCGGGTTCTCCTATAGGCACCCATTCCAGGACGGCCAGCATACCCTCTCCCTTTTTAGTTTGAAATAA
- a CDS encoding carboxypeptidase-like regulatory domain-containing protein encodes MKNTMKTSAGLLLIRSGASMLFASLNRSFSVLASAKLLCAVLVAMLCMGGTADVYAQQPGSPGSETVKGVILDEYGEPLPAANIFLKDEPGVGTVSDASGGFRFPRKLSEGDVIVFSFVGFETQEYVIGSEVPESLEVKMAMYNEIAGDLASDEVYASGSASGGFWSMVKGWFD; translated from the coding sequence ATGAAGAACACTATGAAAACTTCAGCAGGCTTACTGCTAATTAGGTCCGGGGCATCAATGCTTTTTGCCTCACTTAACAGATCATTCTCTGTCCTTGCTTCTGCGAAATTGCTCTGTGCCGTACTGGTGGCAATGCTCTGTATGGGAGGTACTGCGGATGTGTATGCACAACAGCCGGGGAGCCCAGGCTCTGAAACGGTTAAAGGGGTGATACTGGATGAATATGGGGAACCTTTGCCGGCTGCAAATATTTTCCTGAAAGATGAGCCCGGCGTGGGTACTGTGTCGGATGCTTCGGGCGGGTTCAGGTTTCCGCGAAAGTTATCGGAGGGCGATGTGATTGTATTTAGTTTTGTAGGTTTTGAGACTCAGGAGTATGTGATAGGAAGTGAGGTGCCTGAGAGCCTGGAGGTGAAGATGGCAATGTACAATGAGATCGCGGGTGACCTGGCGAGTGATGAGGTGTACGCTTCGGGTTCGGCCTCCGGAGGGTTTTGGAGCATGGTGAAGGGGTGGTTTGACTAG
- a CDS encoding transglutaminase domain-containing protein: MRKIALLILWLCGCMGMLPAKGQGEADYARADSMAGLFPGHSLDHPALLAHKLTQGLEGDKERFRALYRWVCTNITNDYGLYLRNRRKQVKWQSEPEKLAEWQRKFAPLVFKRLRKHHATLCTGYAYILRELARHVGLEAELINGYGRTANSNVDGEALVNHSWNAIRLDGVWYLCDPTWSSGYIREGGVVSAYDDDVYFLVEPELFILNHYPEDVGWTLLNEPPALEDFLSGPLSYKPACEFGFKPERDKMRQQVAKGTPWKVGFEVAPGLEGAVGLRIADRDMQPIIQKRKGGFILSHSFGSKGHYDVHITVKGRIVATYSVEVVSASGI; this comes from the coding sequence ATGAGGAAGATAGCCCTGTTGATATTATGGCTTTGTGGCTGTATGGGCATGCTTCCGGCGAAGGGCCAGGGGGAAGCTGACTATGCGCGGGCGGATAGTATGGCGGGGCTATTCCCGGGGCATTCGCTGGACCACCCTGCCTTGCTGGCGCATAAGCTTACGCAGGGTTTGGAGGGGGATAAGGAGAGGTTTCGTGCGCTATATAGGTGGGTTTGTACGAATATCACTAATGATTACGGGCTGTACTTACGGAACCGCCGTAAGCAGGTAAAATGGCAGAGTGAACCGGAGAAGCTGGCGGAGTGGCAGCGGAAATTTGCCCCTCTTGTGTTTAAACGCCTGCGAAAACACCATGCGACGCTATGCACGGGGTATGCCTATATACTCCGTGAACTAGCGAGGCATGTGGGCCTGGAAGCGGAACTGATCAATGGATATGGCCGCACGGCAAACTCGAATGTGGATGGGGAGGCTCTGGTAAATCATTCGTGGAATGCGATCCGGCTGGATGGGGTGTGGTATTTGTGTGATCCTACATGGTCTAGTGGCTATATCCGGGAGGGCGGTGTTGTGTCTGCCTATGATGATGATGTGTACTTTCTGGTAGAGCCGGAATTATTTATTCTGAATCATTATCCTGAAGATGTGGGGTGGACGTTGCTGAATGAGCCTCCTGCGCTGGAGGACTTTCTGAGCGGGCCGCTGAGTTATAAACCGGCGTGTGAATTTGGTTTTAAGCCGGAGCGGGACAAAATGAGGCAGCAAGTGGCCAAGGGAACTCCCTGGAAGGTGGGCTTTGAGGTGGCGCCGGGACTGGAAGGGGCTGTAGGGCTGAGGATAGCTGACAGGGATATGCAGCCAATCATTCAGAAGAGAAAAGGTGGTTTTATATTGTCGCACTCATTCGGCTCTAAAGGACACTATGATGTGCATATAACGGTGAAGGGCAGGATTGTGGCGACTTACTCGGTAGAGGTAGTTTCTGCGAGTGGGATTTAG
- a CDS encoding 2OG-Fe(II) oxygenase, which produces MEIKKDLDLWLSWMDELADQDYVIIDKFFDGDTYEKVRAEFQAKLPHFSQARIGALAQKSLHTEIRGDQTYWLDRKRDTALQPFWEVVDESIYVLNRYCFLSLSGYEFHFANYPPGGHYDKHLDQFQGRNNRMISMIIYLNDDWQKGDGGELEIFVADGSSVIVEPIGGRCVMFKSAVVPHAVRKSFKDRYSLTGWLLYQPAELGKFLG; this is translated from the coding sequence TTGGAAATAAAAAAAGATTTGGATCTGTGGCTTTCCTGGATGGATGAGCTTGCTGACCAGGATTATGTGATCATCGATAAATTTTTTGACGGTGACACATACGAAAAGGTCCGTGCGGAATTTCAGGCTAAGCTTCCTCACTTTTCGCAGGCTCGTATCGGAGCGCTGGCGCAGAAATCATTGCATACTGAAATCAGGGGTGACCAGACGTACTGGCTGGACAGGAAGCGGGATACTGCACTGCAGCCGTTCTGGGAAGTGGTGGATGAATCTATTTATGTCCTTAACAGGTACTGCTTTCTGAGTCTCTCAGGTTATGAGTTTCATTTTGCCAATTATCCTCCTGGTGGTCATTATGATAAGCACCTGGACCAGTTTCAGGGCCGTAACAACCGTATGATCTCGATGATCATTTATCTGAATGACGATTGGCAAAAGGGCGACGGGGGTGAACTGGAAATATTTGTCGCAGACGGTAGCTCAGTAATTGTAGAACCCATCGGGGGGCGGTGCGTGATGTTTAAAAGTGCTGTGGTGCCACACGCAGTACGTAAGTCTTTCAAAGACAGGTATAGCCTCACCGGATGGTTATTATACCAACCTGCAGAATTAGGGAAGTTTTTAGGGTAG
- a CDS encoding VOC family protein yields the protein MELGAFSISLSVKDLEKSKSFYEKLGFSVFAGEKEKNYLIMKNGETLIGLFHGMFEGNLLTFNPGWDQNAQLVDGFDDIRAIQQSLKAKGVELMAEADEEKSGPASLMLADPDGNVILIDQHVS from the coding sequence ATGGAACTAGGCGCATTTTCTATTAGTCTTAGTGTAAAAGACCTCGAAAAGAGTAAATCCTTTTATGAAAAGCTCGGCTTCAGTGTGTTTGCGGGCGAAAAAGAAAAGAACTACCTGATCATGAAAAACGGCGAGACGCTTATCGGCCTTTTCCATGGAATGTTTGAGGGCAACCTGCTTACATTCAATCCGGGTTGGGACCAAAACGCCCAGTTGGTGGATGGGTTCGATGACATCAGGGCGATCCAGCAGTCGCTTAAAGCAAAAGGTGTGGAACTGATGGCTGAGGCAGACGAAGAGAAATCCGGCCCGGCGAGTTTGATGCTGGCTGACCCGGATGGGAATGTGATCCTGATTGATCAGCACGTCTCATAG
- a CDS encoding alpha/beta fold hydrolase yields the protein MKEDIQVNNVRLKVWRKPGKTQKPTIVFLHDSLGCIRLWRDFPQKLGEVTGCSILVYDRQGYGGSAPFANVERQNDYLEKEADLLRDLLNKCGIHEAILFGHSDGGTIALIAAAKFASTVKAIITEGAHIFVEDLTLKGIRAAVQQYNSTDLRQKLQKYHGDKTEAVFQAWTRIWLKDSFRNWTIENFLPHIQCPSLIIQGKKDEFGTLQQVEGILDNVNGRAEKLIIPDVGHTPHREAEYVVLESALRFINSLDLPKE from the coding sequence GTGAAAGAAGACATTCAAGTAAATAATGTAAGGCTAAAAGTCTGGCGTAAGCCCGGGAAAACACAAAAGCCCACCATCGTTTTCCTGCACGACTCCCTTGGGTGCATCCGCCTCTGGCGCGATTTTCCCCAAAAGTTGGGAGAAGTTACTGGCTGCAGCATACTAGTCTATGATCGCCAGGGGTATGGCGGATCAGCTCCTTTTGCAAACGTGGAGCGGCAAAACGACTACCTCGAAAAAGAAGCCGATTTGCTCCGGGATCTTTTGAATAAATGTGGTATTCACGAGGCCATTTTATTCGGCCATAGCGATGGGGGAACTATTGCGCTTATCGCAGCCGCAAAATTTGCTTCAACCGTTAAAGCCATTATTACCGAGGGAGCCCATATTTTTGTAGAGGACTTAACGCTGAAAGGGATACGCGCGGCTGTGCAACAATACAATAGCACCGACCTCAGGCAAAAGCTTCAAAAATACCATGGTGATAAAACCGAGGCTGTTTTTCAGGCCTGGACCCGCATCTGGCTAAAGGACAGTTTCAGGAACTGGACCATTGAAAATTTTCTGCCTCACATACAATGCCCTTCTCTCATCATTCAGGGCAAGAAAGATGAGTTCGGAACGCTGCAGCAGGTAGAGGGTATACTGGATAATGTAAACGGCCGTGCAGAAAAGCTCATTATACCCGATGTGGGTCATACCCCGCACCGCGAAGCAGAATATGTCGTGCTTGAGAGTGCCTTACGATTCATCAATAGCCTCGACCTGCCAAAAGAATAA
- a CDS encoding N-acetylmuramoyl-L-alanine amidase yields MLKQLRYVILILLVAGQAMAQENTIPGEGKMEKMIDFTQDVRTESGRKVAANRLALSDKAAGQFTSEVIAVGITNAKPFITLAATLWGTGLEDYTLKFEYQHAENGEWSDWKEAGFDGHADGDEGGKLVTQLQYLDPTTEEVRFRITLLAFGDMNPVLEKMQFNLYSPGEQEEDFKKAESPRGQRTSATCPKPATVSRSGWGARAPRSGYSYTNVTHLVIHHEGGGASPYRSNWAAVVRSIQNYHMDNNGWSDIGYNFLAAPDGTLYEGRGENVIGAHFCGENSYTMAVCYMGDYSIYSPAAAGMRAIEDLFAWKASKNGINPTGSSYHYSVGGSLANVCGHRDNDGCTTCPGGNLYAYMSTIRNNIQSIINNGCNSNDTQAPTTNISTSATSPTDDFTVTFSDNDNVGVTDRFYQVLEWRNNEWRGNRGNGFYNDNFGDQSIFSDYTIGDASDPTSDWRGTWTETSDGRLRQSNTTATNTGITTFLSQTALKPYLYNFAARVVSTSGPQKFGMHIMSSSNTHRERGVGYLVWFNMSTQEVLIYKTSNVSPELTFVKKETISVTETNWNDYKIYFDPISGNLRVYINNGVVLNWTDSSPVQTGNYISLRTGEASVEFDDLKVFKWRSSGNVMVTVSNFAAGNYGGDARFAPPNSTDPSCKVKSYVKDGADNWSNFGNLDVRVTPCATCKMGDEVSERVELMPNPVKGHSSIHYVLADRSKVSIRITDTNGRRLATVREETQEGGRHAVEIGGYFDKLAAGTYLIQIETSNGYRVIRAVKR; encoded by the coding sequence ATGTTAAAACAACTACGCTATGTCATATTGATTTTGCTGGTGGCCGGACAGGCTATGGCCCAGGAAAATACGATCCCCGGGGAAGGCAAAATGGAGAAGATGATCGACTTTACCCAGGATGTACGCACGGAGAGCGGGCGTAAAGTTGCGGCCAATCGCCTGGCTTTATCAGATAAGGCGGCTGGCCAGTTTACCTCTGAGGTTATTGCGGTAGGTATTACGAATGCCAAGCCGTTTATCACATTGGCGGCCACGCTGTGGGGAACAGGTCTTGAGGACTACACGCTGAAGTTTGAATACCAGCATGCGGAAAATGGTGAATGGTCGGACTGGAAAGAGGCTGGCTTCGATGGCCATGCTGATGGTGATGAGGGTGGCAAGCTGGTAACTCAGCTACAGTACCTCGATCCTACTACGGAGGAGGTTCGCTTCAGAATCACCCTCCTGGCATTTGGGGATATGAACCCTGTGCTGGAAAAGATGCAGTTTAACCTGTACAGCCCCGGGGAGCAAGAGGAGGATTTTAAAAAAGCGGAATCACCTAGGGGACAGCGCACAAGCGCGACTTGCCCTAAGCCTGCCACGGTGAGCCGGAGTGGGTGGGGTGCGCGTGCGCCGAGAAGTGGTTACAGTTATACGAACGTGACTCACCTGGTCATCCACCACGAGGGTGGCGGGGCCTCGCCTTACCGGTCTAACTGGGCGGCTGTGGTACGCAGTATCCAGAATTACCACATGGATAATAACGGGTGGTCGGATATTGGCTACAACTTCCTGGCGGCTCCTGACGGTACGCTCTATGAAGGCCGTGGCGAGAACGTAATCGGCGCACACTTCTGTGGTGAAAACAGCTATACCATGGCTGTGTGCTACATGGGGGATTACTCTATTTACTCACCTGCTGCGGCAGGCATGCGGGCTATAGAGGATCTTTTTGCCTGGAAAGCGAGTAAGAACGGTATAAACCCTACGGGGTCTTCTTATCACTACAGTGTGGGGGGCAGTCTGGCGAATGTATGCGGACACCGGGACAACGATGGGTGTACTACATGCCCGGGGGGCAACCTGTATGCTTATATGTCTACGATACGGAACAACATTCAATCGATCATAAATAACGGCTGTAACTCCAATGACACCCAAGCTCCTACGACGAACATATCTACATCGGCAACATCTCCTACGGATGATTTTACGGTTACATTTTCGGATAATGATAATGTGGGGGTGACTGACAGGTTTTACCAGGTACTGGAATGGCGAAATAACGAGTGGCGCGGTAATCGTGGTAATGGTTTCTACAATGATAACTTCGGAGACCAGTCTATCTTCAGCGACTATACGATAGGTGATGCCAGTGACCCTACCAGCGACTGGCGGGGGACGTGGACGGAAACAAGTGATGGCAGGCTGAGGCAGTCTAATACGACGGCTACTAATACAGGCATTACGACCTTCTTATCACAAACGGCTCTGAAGCCTTACCTGTACAACTTTGCGGCCAGGGTGGTGAGTACGAGCGGTCCACAGAAGTTTGGTATGCACATTATGTCGAGCAGTAATACGCACCGTGAACGTGGGGTGGGCTACCTGGTATGGTTTAACATGAGCACACAGGAGGTGCTGATCTACAAGACGAGTAATGTATCACCTGAACTGACTTTTGTAAAGAAAGAGACGATCAGTGTGACGGAGACAAACTGGAACGACTACAAGATTTACTTTGACCCTATAAGTGGCAACCTGAGGGTTTACATTAATAACGGGGTGGTGCTGAACTGGACGGACAGCTCACCGGTGCAAACAGGTAATTATATCTCGCTACGTACAGGGGAGGCTTCTGTAGAGTTTGATGACCTGAAGGTGTTCAAGTGGCGCAGCAGCGGTAATGTTATGGTAACGGTCAGCAATTTTGCGGCAGGTAATTATGGGGGTGATGCTCGCTTTGCTCCGCCAAACAGCACGGATCCGAGTTGCAAAGTCAAAAGCTATGTGAAGGATGGGGCAGATAACTGGAGCAACTTCGGTAATCTGGATGTGCGGGTTACGCCGTGTGCTACGTGCAAAATGGGCGATGAGGTAAGTGAAAGGGTTGAACTGATGCCGAACCCGGTGAAAGGTCACTCGAGCATACACTATGTCCTTGCTGACCGCAGTAAGGTGTCAATCCGGATCACGGATACGAATGGTCGTCGCCTGGCTACTGTGCGGGAAGAAACACAGGAAGGTGGCAGGCATGCAGTAGAAATAGGTGGCTACTTCGACAAGCTGGCAGCAGGTACTTATCTGATACAAATTGAAACAAGCAACGGTTACCGTGTAATCCGCGCGGTAAAGCGTTAA
- a CDS encoding peptidoglycan DD-metalloendopeptidase family protein, whose protein sequence is MKHLYYAGSMLLVLLMAMASTIAVAQKPRAIFHKGDVLYSTTGDDASLTALGAGMKVRRSAVVETSEVAHFPTQMRTQPVTAEGYVFFQALKSPYADEWLYMEREQMGTNYSLYLFDAATGEKVKVFDEGAAPDKGYAFRPIAWSSTPDEVYIEAVILNSPWNHEGVWRYNLVTGEAEKVISGENTVSTPVISPDRKAFLYLGTTENKKNEIHYTADEVLRYSVEEKAVEVLSREAGVPHFVTGWVADKTDRDELLRLEEEDPDKKDMAGRKGSLENALTQTIDFYLPWDNGTSYCVSRHGSPAPTGSQTSQGYCGSPYTGFTPHSYVAIDFDTPNGVYDAIRAAAEGTVITKAYTGGYGNLVVLEHADGTQTYYAHLTSYANISVGQCVGKGEVVGDGGTTGNSTGDHLHFEWRSPGGSSLHYPSFVEAQGTPRQAYRYTSGNVPVVCGGGCANDAQNPVTSITGPSSATSNFSVSFSDSDNRDITDRFYQVLEWRNNEWRGNRGNGFYNDNFGDQSLFSDYTIGAANDPGSDWRGNWSETSGGRLYQSDGVSTNTGLTTFLSQTALAPYLYHFASRMVSTSGPQKFGMHIMSSSNTHRERGKGYLVWFNLSTQEVLIYKTNDVAPELTFVKKEAISVSTGFWADYKIMYDPISGRLDVFVNNNQVLNWTDSSPIQTGSYISLRTGEAAVEFDDLKVYKSRSSSATVTVSNFGCGQYGGDARFPSPDGTSPSCKVKSLSKDCGDNWSNLGNLDVVVTPSSTCRLSLNSEDEGIDMQIMPNPADNGSRVNVMFHQQEAGLITLTLFDMTGRKKVQLLSDYLSAGEHSLDVSEPVSGLQPGVYLIRMEAAGSPDKVIRLIKE, encoded by the coding sequence ATGAAACATCTTTATTATGCGGGCAGCATGCTGCTGGTGCTATTAATGGCTATGGCAAGTACCATCGCGGTAGCTCAAAAGCCCCGGGCTATCTTTCACAAGGGGGACGTGTTATATTCCACAACAGGTGATGATGCGAGCCTTACCGCACTGGGTGCAGGCATGAAAGTAAGGCGGTCTGCCGTAGTGGAAACGTCAGAGGTGGCCCACTTCCCTACTCAAATGAGGACTCAGCCTGTAACGGCTGAGGGTTACGTTTTTTTTCAGGCGCTGAAAAGCCCGTATGCTGATGAGTGGCTTTACATGGAGCGCGAGCAAATGGGTACAAATTACAGCTTATACCTGTTTGACGCTGCCACCGGAGAGAAGGTGAAGGTCTTTGACGAGGGGGCTGCGCCGGATAAAGGATATGCTTTTCGCCCTATTGCATGGTCTTCCACCCCAGATGAGGTATATATTGAGGCGGTAATACTCAATAGCCCCTGGAATCACGAAGGGGTCTGGCGCTACAACCTGGTCACGGGTGAGGCTGAAAAGGTTATTTCAGGGGAAAATACGGTATCCACACCGGTGATAAGCCCTGATAGAAAAGCGTTTTTGTACCTGGGTACGACTGAGAACAAAAAAAATGAAATCCACTATACGGCAGACGAGGTGCTGAGGTATTCGGTGGAGGAAAAAGCTGTGGAGGTACTAAGCCGTGAGGCTGGTGTGCCGCATTTTGTCACCGGATGGGTGGCAGACAAGACAGACCGTGACGAACTGTTGCGCCTGGAGGAGGAGGATCCTGATAAAAAGGATATGGCAGGTCGCAAAGGTTCTCTTGAAAATGCGCTTACGCAAACGATAGACTTTTACCTGCCGTGGGACAACGGCACGTCTTACTGTGTGTCTCGCCACGGCTCACCGGCGCCTACGGGCTCGCAAACGAGCCAGGGTTATTGCGGCTCTCCTTATACGGGCTTTACTCCTCACAGTTATGTGGCTATCGACTTTGACACGCCAAATGGTGTGTATGATGCGATACGTGCGGCAGCGGAAGGCACGGTGATCACAAAGGCGTATACGGGGGGCTATGGAAACCTGGTGGTGCTGGAACATGCAGATGGTACTCAAACGTACTATGCGCACCTTACCTCTTATGCCAATATAAGCGTGGGCCAGTGTGTGGGTAAAGGTGAAGTGGTAGGCGACGGCGGTACTACGGGTAATAGCACGGGTGACCACCTGCACTTTGAATGGCGCTCGCCGGGGGGCAGCAGCCTGCACTATCCTAGTTTTGTAGAAGCACAGGGTACTCCCCGCCAGGCTTACCGCTATACGAGTGGCAATGTGCCTGTGGTGTGTGGCGGTGGTTGTGCAAATGACGCGCAGAATCCGGTTACTTCTATCACAGGACCTTCATCGGCGACTTCTAACTTTTCGGTAAGCTTTTCTGACTCTGATAATAGGGATATCACGGATCGCTTCTACCAGGTACTGGAGTGGAGGAATAACGAATGGCGCGGTAACCGGGGTAATGGTTTTTATAATGACAACTTCGGTGACCAGTCTCTATTCAGCGACTACACGATAGGAGCGGCTAACGACCCTGGCAGCGACTGGAGAGGGAACTGGTCTGAAACTTCAGGCGGAAGATTATACCAGTCTGATGGGGTATCTACGAACACGGGTCTGACGACTTTCCTTTCGCAAACGGCGCTGGCTCCGTACCTGTACCACTTTGCGAGCCGTATGGTGAGTACGAGCGGCCCTCAGAAGTTCGGCATGCACATAATGTCGAGCAGCAATACGCACCGTGAGCGGGGCAAGGGTTACCTGGTGTGGTTTAACCTGAGTACGCAGGAGGTACTGATCTACAAAACGAATGATGTGGCGCCGGAGCTGACTTTTGTCAAGAAAGAAGCTATAAGCGTAAGCACGGGTTTCTGGGCAGACTATAAGATTATGTATGACCCTATATCGGGCAGGCTGGATGTATTTGTAAATAATAACCAGGTGCTGAACTGGACGGACTCCTCACCTATTCAGACGGGTAGCTATATCTCGCTGCGTACGGGCGAAGCGGCTGTGGAGTTTGATGACCTGAAGGTATATAAGTCGCGCAGTAGCAGTGCGACGGTAACGGTAAGTAACTTTGGGTGTGGCCAATATGGTGGTGATGCCCGCTTTCCTTCACCGGACGGCACCTCGCCAAGTTGTAAGGTGAAAAGCCTGAGCAAGGACTGTGGCGACAACTGGAGTAACCTGGGTAACCTGGATGTGGTGGTGACGCCTTCCAGCACCTGCCGCCTTAGCCTGAACAGTGAGGATGAAGGCATAGACATGCAGATCATGCCTAACCCGGCGGATAATGGCAGTCGTGTAAACGTGATGTTCCATCAGCAGGAGGCAGGTCTTATCACGCTGACACTGTTTGACATGACGGGACGCAAAAAGGTACAACTACTGAGCGACTACCTCAGTGCGGGCGAGCACAGCCTGGATGTGAGCGAGCCGGTATCGGGACTGCAGCCAGGGGTGTACCTGATCCGTATGGAAGCAGCGGGCTCACCGGATAAGGTTATCAGGCTGATAAAGGAATAA